A genomic region of Oenanthe melanoleuca isolate GR-GAL-2019-014 chromosome 25, OMel1.0, whole genome shotgun sequence contains the following coding sequences:
- the HAX1 gene encoding HCLS1-associated protein X-1, with protein sequence MSFYDAFRSFFGFPGRCRPRDPLFGGAPWDEEEEEEDGGPPMSQPPRDFGFGFSPGSSRGAFEELFRDMSELLGALGGFWAEPQLPFEPALPGPGDGSARRPLRDSMLKQPMEDAHQAPPALKEDQDLDSQVSSVGLGTILRPDEPKSHSYFQSVSVTTVTLPDGAVEERRTVQDSQGRRETTVTRRRGEQAFITTTREDGQSKDYREEVVNMDDRELAQFAGTWPQQDELRSASPSDPSSVLGSFFRRWFSSR encoded by the exons ATGAGCTTCTACGACGCGTTCCGTAGCTTCTTCGGCTTCCCGGGACGCTGCAG ACCCCGGGACCCGCTGTTCGGCGGCGCGCCGTgggacgaggaggaggaggaggaggatggcgGCCCGCCCATGTCGCAGCCCCCCCGGGACTTCGGTTTCGGGTTCAGCCCTGGCTCGTCCCGAGGCGCCTTCGAGGAGCTGTTCCGGGACATGAGCGAGCTGCTAGGCGCCCTGGGGGGGTTCTGGGCCGAGCCCCAGCTGCCTTTCG agcccgccctgcccggcccgggtGACGGCAGCGCCAGGCGGCCGCTGAGGGACTCGATGCTGAAACAGCCG ATGGAAGATGCTCAtcaggctcctcctgccctcaaGGAAGATCAAG ACCTGGACTCGCAGGTCTCCTCCGTGGGGCTGGGCACCATCCTGAGACCCGACGAGCCCAAGTCCCACTCTTACTTCCAGAGCGTCTCTGTCACCACAGTGACTCTCCCTGACGGG GCAGTGGAGGAGCGCCGCACGGTGCAGGACAGCCAGGGCCGCCGGGAGACAACGGTGACGCGGCGCAGGGGGGAGCAGGCCTTCATCACCACCACCAGGGAGGACGGGCAGAGCAAGGACTACCGGGAGGAGGTGGTCAACATGGATGACC gggAGCTGGCACAGTTCGCTGGCACGTGGCCGCAACAGGATGAGCTTCGTTCTGCCAGCCCCAGCGACCCCTCGTCTGTGCTGGGCAGCTTCTTCCGGCGCTGGTTCTCGAGCCGGTAG
- the AQP10 gene encoding aquaporin-10 isoform X1, with amino-acid sequence MRHIHHSHCCHCCHCCPCLVSSMGTTSFLTRARGLLRIRNRLVRECLAELLSTFVLIIITLGCSAQKVAFFETKGNIVTSYVGSAVAVMVGIYTAGGISGAHMNPAFSLAMCLTGQFPWWKFPIFVVVQTFASFISAGAVYILYYDAIWHYSNGTLTVSGPRETASIFATYPADSISVANGFLDQVIGTGVLLVGVMGLMDARNKPVPKGLEPVVVALLVLSIECSMGANCGCPLNPARDFGPRLFTYLAGWGPEVFSRGNAWWWVPLVAPLLGAALGTFLYQLCVAFHYPEEESEVLAEQGSIVLVNTSIGADTGISPKEKDTGENAPAGYPPPPCASSTVPTAPVTTLKES; translated from the exons ATGAGACATATACACCACtctcactgctgccactgctgtcactgctgcccctgcctggtGAGCAGTATGGGCACCACTTCTTTCTTGACAAGGGCCCGGGGTCTGCTGCGCATCCGGAATCGGCTGGTGCGGGAGTGCCTGGCCGAGCTGCTCTCCACCTTCGTGCTCATA ATAatcaccctgggctgctctgcacagaaggTTGCCTTCTTTGAGACAAAGGGGAACATTGTCACCAGTTACGTGGGAAGCGCCGTGGCTGTCATGGTGGGCATCTACACGGCAGGGGGAATCTCTG GAGCCCACATGAACCCGGCATTCTCCTTAGCCATGTGCCTGACTGGGCAGTTTCCCTGGTGGAAATTTCCCATCTTTGTGGTTGTGCAGACCTTTGCATCTTTCATATCTGCTGGAGCTGTTTACATCCTCTACTATG ATGCCATCTGGCATTACAGCAATGGGACCCTTACTGTCTCTGGCCCCCGAGAAACCGCCTCTATCTTCGCCACCTACCCAGCTGACAGTATCTCTGTTGCCAATGGCTTCTTGGACCAG GTGATCGGTAcaggggtgctgctggtgggtgtCATGGGCCTCATGGACGCCCGCAACAagcctgtccccaagggccTGGAACCAGTGGTTGTGGCTCTCTTGGTGCTCTCCATTGAGTGCTCCATGGGGGCCAACTGTGGCTGCCCCCTGAACCCTGCGCGGGACTTTGGGCCCCGGCTCTTCACCTATTTGGCAGGTTGGGGCCCGGAGGTCTTCAG CAGGGGCAATGCGTGGTGGTGGGTGCCACTGGTAGCGCCGCTGCTGGGGGCCGCCCTGGGCACCTTCCTGTACCAGCTCTGTGTGGCTTTCCACTACCCAGAGGAGGAGAGCGAagtcctggcagagcagggctccatcgTTCTAGTCAACACCAGCATCGGTGCAGATACTGGGATATCGCCCAAGGAGAAGGACACTGGGGAGAATGCGCCTGCTGGGTATCCCCCACCACCGTGCGCCAGCAGCACagtccccacagcccctgtcaCAACATTAAAAGAGTCCTGA
- the AQP10 gene encoding aquaporin-10 isoform X2, which produces MRHIHHSHCCHCCHCCPCLVSSMGTTSFLTRARGLLRIRNRLVRECLAELLSTFVLIIITLGCSAQKVAFFETKGNIVTSYVGSAVAVMVGIYTAGGISGAHMNPAFSLAMCLTGQFPWWKFPIFVVVQTFASFISAGAVYILYYDAIWHYSNGTLTVSGPRETASIFATYPADSISVANGFLDQVIGTGVLLVGVMGLMDARNKPVPKGLEPVVVALLVLSIECSMGANCGCPLNPARDFGPRLFTYLAGWGPEVFRGNAWWWVPLVAPLLGAALGTFLYQLCVAFHYPEEESEVLAEQGSIVLVNTSIGADTGISPKEKDTGENAPAGYPPPPCASSTVPTAPVTTLKES; this is translated from the exons ATGAGACATATACACCACtctcactgctgccactgctgtcactgctgcccctgcctggtGAGCAGTATGGGCACCACTTCTTTCTTGACAAGGGCCCGGGGTCTGCTGCGCATCCGGAATCGGCTGGTGCGGGAGTGCCTGGCCGAGCTGCTCTCCACCTTCGTGCTCATA ATAatcaccctgggctgctctgcacagaaggTTGCCTTCTTTGAGACAAAGGGGAACATTGTCACCAGTTACGTGGGAAGCGCCGTGGCTGTCATGGTGGGCATCTACACGGCAGGGGGAATCTCTG GAGCCCACATGAACCCGGCATTCTCCTTAGCCATGTGCCTGACTGGGCAGTTTCCCTGGTGGAAATTTCCCATCTTTGTGGTTGTGCAGACCTTTGCATCTTTCATATCTGCTGGAGCTGTTTACATCCTCTACTATG ATGCCATCTGGCATTACAGCAATGGGACCCTTACTGTCTCTGGCCCCCGAGAAACCGCCTCTATCTTCGCCACCTACCCAGCTGACAGTATCTCTGTTGCCAATGGCTTCTTGGACCAG GTGATCGGTAcaggggtgctgctggtgggtgtCATGGGCCTCATGGACGCCCGCAACAagcctgtccccaagggccTGGAACCAGTGGTTGTGGCTCTCTTGGTGCTCTCCATTGAGTGCTCCATGGGGGCCAACTGTGGCTGCCCCCTGAACCCTGCGCGGGACTTTGGGCCCCGGCTCTTCACCTATTTGGCAGGTTGGGGCCCGGAGGTCTTCAG GGGCAATGCGTGGTGGTGGGTGCCACTGGTAGCGCCGCTGCTGGGGGCCGCCCTGGGCACCTTCCTGTACCAGCTCTGTGTGGCTTTCCACTACCCAGAGGAGGAGAGCGAagtcctggcagagcagggctccatcgTTCTAGTCAACACCAGCATCGGTGCAGATACTGGGATATCGCCCAAGGAGAAGGACACTGGGGAGAATGCGCCTGCTGGGTATCCCCCACCACCGTGCGCCAGCAGCACagtccccacagcccctgtcaCAACATTAAAAGAGTCCTGA